The region GCGCATTTGTCGAATCCGGGAAGCGATTCAATTCGGAGTGGTCGCGATTCGTTGATTCGGGGATCGTTGACCAACTAAACGATCAGCGAATGGCATACAACCGAGATTATCCGATTGAAAAGGCGTGTGCGTTTGGCACGGATGCTGTTTTGGAGGACTTCGAACCGCTGCCTATGCTGACTCGCGAGTGGTTTGAGTCGCAATATCCTTTGCTATCCCTTCCCGCTCTTTACTAGAGATGCGATGTCTAGAGGGATGTCATTTCTTCGCGAGGGGCATTTTAAGGATTGTCCTGCGAGACCCTGGAAAGCTATTCCGCAAAAGCCCTGTCGACGTGGCGGGGATTCTTTTTTGAGCTGTTTTCTGTGAGCCTTTCGTTTGTCGAAGTCGAAAGTCACTTGCGGCGTCTGGGATTGATGATTGCAATCCGAGGAGATTTCACGCCCTGAATTTGTATCTGTCGAGCCTCTTTCTAGTGACAAAGAAACTCACGCTAGGGGAAGGCAATGCTCGAGAATTTACGGGACTTGGTGAAAGGGTTTGTCGCTCTCTATTGGCTGAACTTGATGGGCGTCGCTGTATTCATCTTCTGTTTAGTTCAGCTGTTCTCCATGAGGTCTTTTGAAGACGCTCTAGTTCCTGGTGTTACCGCATTGTTTGGTTTGGTCGCGATGCTTGCCCCGGATGAAGTTTCGGATTGGACCGGTCACCATGGCTGGACGTTCCAGCAATACCGTAGCAAGCCGCCTTCGGTCATTCGTTATTCAGGCATCTCAACTTTGATTCTGACTGCGATCTACTTGCTTTAGTGCGGTTGGTTGTTCAGTGCGAAAGCGAGAGGCGTTTCTTAATTTGGTCGCCTTTGATCGGAGCAACTTGGTCGCTGTTGCTTTGGTGCTTGTTCTCGCTCCTTTAGTTTGCTTTGGGCAAATGCTGTGCAAGTTTTCTGCTCGTGACCTAGGATGGGATTCGTCTCGATCGCGACTGGGTTTGGCGAACTGACGCAATGGGTTGCACAGATTCCACGCCGCAATGCAGCGTGTTTACCTGATTCACATCACTTTGAGTTCTCGAGAGATAAAACGATCGCCATCAACTTCAAAAACGGAAAGATAATTGCGTTACAATTCGGTGGAGCGTGAGTGATATGGCCGAGTTTCTTCGGTCTTCAGATCAATGTCATTACGCGTTTACGAAGCTGAGAGACTGAACTCAGGTTTGGGCAGTGTGTGTGAGTTGAAATGAATAGCATTGTTGCTCACCTCTTGTCGGAAACCGGCATCCTAGATCTGTCTCGTGTTTTGTGGGCCAGTTTCCAACGTCGATATTTCCATTGGGGAATCAATGCAATCCAGAGATCAAGTTGAAGGTGGTGGTCAGAAAGGTGCTCGCGGTTTGTTTCGGGACAAGAAGCGGCTTGTCGTTGACTTGCATGATCATCAATTCGAAAATCTATGTTTAGTCACAGGTGAGACGCCTAATGACGCCTATAAAATTGATCAGACAGTGATTCCCGCGAGTACTCAGACCATTTCGGTTCTCATTGGTGGACTGATGGGTTACTACTTAATGGCCGCGGTTCAGGGTGTGAAGGTCAAGCTAGTGATTCCCTACAAAAATCAAATGCTTGAGCGAGATCCGAAACGTTCTGCTACGAGTAAGATGATCGTTGGTGTCGGGTTCGCGATTCTCATTGTGGCAATCGCCGCGCTGGACCCGAAGGAGACGCTGGGAATGGCGGTCCTGCTGTTTGGTGTCTTCATGATTTTCAGCGGTTTCGTGCACGACGGGGTCGTTGGGTCAAAAACGACTCAGCCGTATTTGCCGTCAGACATTCGTGGAGATTATGTTTGGATTGCCGGGGTCAACGAGGATGTGATTTCTCGGTACCCGGTTTTTAGCCCGAAAGAATAGATGCTGGTAAGGTGACCAATTCGCAAGGCATGAAAGTGCCCAATGAAATGCTACGCCGGCACATGTTTAAATCCATATCGGGCCAGCGACCGATCTGGCCAGCGACCGATCTGGCCAGCGACCGCCGGCTGTTCGATCTAGCTAGTGAGAGAGTGCATTTCATTTTCAATGCGTCAGTTCGTTGTCATCTTGATCGTTGTCGTGCTTCTCGCGATTCTTGGCTACCATGCGATTGGAACCCGCCTTTCCGGTCGCGCGAAGAACGCTGCGGATGTTCCGATTGTCGGGGGTGACCTCTCGGAGCTGCACTTCTTGGTTCCCGCAGAATTTCGAGGCAACGAGCATCCTCATGGCGGCGGTGCTGTGATAATTCAAGGGGCGGTCACGAAGGAATCGATGGTAGAATTCTGTCAGGGCGTTGGGGCAGCAATCGGAGCGGGGCCTGTATTGGCAGGTCAGGATTTTGTCTTTGACCGTCGGATGGTTTTAGAGCAATTGCGCCATTTTAATATGCTTGACGATCCCATTCGCGAGACGGAGGGAACGCTGGTTCTAGCAGCGATCGGTGGTCGGTTTCGAAAGATGTACGGAACCTATGAACCGGCGACGCAGCAATTCCTTCTGTACGTGCAGTTCGATGGCACCAAGTGAGTTGGCTTGGATGTCGCCAACTGAATCCCATGACGCTTCGATCAATCGCGAACAAGCTGTCTTGAGCGATTGCGGCTAGTGCAGCGATCGTACAAAGTCGGTTGCTAAACACTGAAGCTATCATGGATCGGATTTTCAGAAGAGGATCTCAGCGAGAGATCGGGTCGCGGGATAGAATGAAGTCGATTCTTCACCCTCAATTGGATCTGTCTCATGTCTAAGTTCGCCAGGATTCCTCTGCTAGCGATTGTTATCGGTGCCTTGTGCATTTTCGATGGGAATGTATTTGCAGAGGAATCGGCAAAGCAAACGGCGACATTCGGTGGCGGATGCTATTGGTGTGTCGAGGCTGTGTTCCAACGCATCAACGGAGTCGAGAACGTCGTGCCTGGATTTATGGGAGGCCGGACGAAAGACCCGACCTACGCACAGGTGCTCCGCGGACGTACTGGCCATGCGGAAGTGATCAAGATCGAGTTTGATCCAGAGGTCGTGTCGTACGAGCAGTTGCTTCAGGTGTTCTTTAGCACGCATGATCCGACGACAAGAAACCGACAGGGCGTTGATGTCGGAACTCAATACCGAAGCGTTATTTTCTGCCACACGAAAGAGCAAAAGGCGACTGCGAAAGAGTACAAGCGTCTTTTGATTCGTCAGAAGACGTTCCGTTCACCGATCGTCACATTGATCGAGGATGCGGAAACCTTTTATCCGACCGATGTCGAGGAGCATTTTAACTACTTTAACCTGAACAAGAACAAGCCGTACTGTGTCGCAAACATCGTCCCCAAGCTTGGGAAACTACAGAAAGAGTTCGCGGACCAACTCAAGCCCGAAAAGGGTGAATGAGACTTTGCAGCCTGTTGACTGATACGAGAGAAATAAAATGATGCACTTCAGTCTTGGCTACGAGCTGCACGAGCACGGTTGGGCAAGCGCAGTGCTTCGCAATGACGAGGGAGATTTCGAAATGACTGCTTCGTATCTTCGTGACACGCTGCGCGAACTTGCCATTGCGGCCTATCAAATCTCTCGTGGTGAATCGGATCAACTGGTGGTGTTCATGGACGAGCCAGGGGAACATCAGTTGCGAATCACACAACTCGGTCGCGGTGAATGTTCCTATTCGGTTGACTGGTACGAGGACTGGCAGAGCTGGGGAATAAATTCAATCGGAAGTCGCTGCCCGAAACGAATCACGGAAGGTGTCGTTTCGTCACGACGGTTTCGGCAGCAGGTGCACACCATCTTGTGGTCCTTGTACCGTAAATTTGGGATCGATGGCTACAAGTCACGGTGGTGTGAACATGATTTTCCCAAGGCTGAAATGGAACGACTCGCGGCAGCAACGCAATGCTGAATTAGCTAGGCCGATGGCGATGGTTCAAGTGTAAATGACTCGGGATTGACAGTTGATTTTTCGTAATGTGGTAAACTGGGCATGGCAAGGATTCATAGACCAACCAGACGAATGAAAGTGTTGACTGTTTCTGAAATCAATGCGTTTTAGAGAGCGGTGGGGAAACGAGTTAGGTTGTCTTTGTTTGGTTTCATAAGTTGTATCTGACATTCAACGCTGTGGGGAGAGCGAGTAACGGGGGGGTCTTGATCAGGCGGGTTTCCAATAGGTTGAAAGCCAATAGGTTGAAAGTATGAGCGTTACTAAGAAGCGAATACTCATCATTGCGGTGGTGCTATCAGCTTGTCTTTTTACGGTTGGTGGCTGGGCTTCGATCACGATTTTTGCTTGGGTGTCCGATTTGCCCAATCGTGTTGTCGTCGATGGTGATGCAATCGCAAACGCATTTGGGCACGCAGGCATCGAGGCTTATCATCATGCCTTGCGGGAAGGCGATTCAACGGTTCGCGTGCAAATTCTTGAGGAGCAGTTTGCGGCGTTGATCGATGAAAACAGCGATGGGGCGGGTTGGGTTCAGAGCGAATTCGGCGAGGAATTGAAGTCGTTAGTAAAGTCTGACGATGCAAGGGTTGCGTCGGCCGCTGCCGAAGTCCTTTCGAAGCTTGAGGCTGTATCTCTGCAAGCGACCGGTGGGGAATGACCGTGTTTGACCGGGGTGTTAGATCGGGGATTGGTCTATCTTTTTCAACTAGAGATCAGTGATACATTGTCTTCTTTCATGGCTTTCGGAAAGGAGCGTTGTTGGATGACCGAGCGTAACAATCCGTATTCGCCGCCGATTGGTGAAGCAAAACTGACAACGAGTTCAGTTTCTGAGTCTGGCGGTTTGTTTGTGTGTCGTCGCTGCGGATATGAGCTACAGCGTCTAAAACGGCGAAGACATCGCTGGTTGCGGTGGGCGCCCGCGTGGATTGCGTCCATTGCGGTGACTTTGGTTTACATTCGACCACCGGCCAATGTCATTTTTGCTGTGATCATCGTTGTCGCGTGGACCAGAGCCGCGAACAGTCCGATCAAGTGGATCTGTCCGAAGTGTGGCCTGCGTAATTCCGTGCGGGACACGAGTCCATAAAGTATATGCCGATGCTTCTATCGATCATGATAGGGGCTTCCCAAACCGGCGTTGGGGATATGGTTTCGAGAGTTGAATTCGCACCTTGTTGGTGTCGGAATCATGTTTGATGTTGTTCGTCACGCGGGAAGGTTGGACGTGGGGATCGAACCGAATACATACTTCGCTGTCGAGTGCTCATGTGGGCATGAAGCTCTCGTGGCGACATTTCAAGCTGGGACATCGGTAAGTTGCGAGCAGTGTGGAGCAGAGCTTCGCGTTCCGAGCTTACGAGAATTGAAATCGCTTCCTGTTGTTGACGTTTCGCCGATTGGCGAATTAGAGGCTCAGATCGCTGAGCAGGAAGAGGTTTTTGACGGGCGTTGTCAGCTTTGTGATGTCCATCGAGGCGCTTATTGGCTTCCCGTATTGGTCGTGGCCTTCAGGGACAATGACGGGTATTGTCGATCTTTCGTGGTTCCTTGCATTGTCTGTGATTTGTGCTTTGGCGATTTCCGGCGGGGAGTTTGGAGTGGGCGCATCCAGGGATTGTGGAATGCCGGTGTGAAGCTTGTTCTGTTGGTGGTGGCTGTTCTTTTGGCGATCGTGATCGCATTCATTTTGCCTGTGATCGGCATTTTGGGTGTGTTGTTATTCGGCGCCTCTTTGATCTTGTATCTGTCTCGATTTGACATGAATCCTTTCATTCGAAGGCATCTCAATCGCATCTGTCGTCTTGATGAGACATTGAGTTCGGCTGATGGCTATCGAACTCGACTGGGACGATGGCATGACATTGAGTACGAGGATTGATTGAGTACGGGATTGATTGGATGTTTTCGCCTTTCAATCCGTTAATATAGGATGATTGGAATCTGTCGTTTGTTGTCAAAAAGTTAAGCGGTCGTTGGTCAATGGAAAACAGTTCGAAGTTCGTCGCGTTTCGTTTTAGTGTGAAGGTGTTGCTGGTTGTCGTCTTTGTTGCTGCGGCAGGATTTGGTGGATATCGCGAAGGGGTCGAAGCCGGTCGACGCCAGGGGCCCGTCGTACCGAAGGATATTAGCGATACGAAGATTTACTCTCGAGACTACGACGTGTCTGATCTAGCGACCTCGGAAGAGGAGTTGAAGATACTGCGTGATGCCGTCATCGGTACGGCGATGCCCGAGCAATGGGCTAGCAACGGCGGGATGGCAGAACTGAGCTACAAAGTTGATGAATCCCTTTTGCAAGTTTCGCATGTCTGGCCAGGACATATTGCAGTGGTCCGCTTTCTAAGGATCTTTCGTGAGTTTGCTCAGCAAAGCAATTCATTTGAAGAGGCTATCGAGAACACCTGTGGGAATTATTGATTGCTGTGGGGATCTTTAGTGGCTTTGTTGGGGTTCCGCGAACGATGACTCTGGGGATGTACGTACAGTGGAAATGTAGGATGGGTTTAAAACGCAGAGATGCGGAGGACGCAGAGGCGTGGTTATGGTGAGCGTTGGCTTCGGGGGATAGCGGCGCTGTGATTTGTGCACAACCGACTTTGTTTCCAATGTCGTTTGTTCATTGTGAATGCTTGATCTGAAGTTTTCTGTTTGGGATTGCCGTCGTTCCTTTTCAATTGAAACGATCATCACCATGACCGGTGTTATAGCGAAGGGAAAAATCGCGTTGGGTGCCGTCGGCTATGTCTGTGGAACATTTCCACTGGCCGTGGTCTGGCATGTGGTCCTATTTGGCGACACCTACGAATCGCTTGGATACTTTGGCGGGGAGCCTTTGTTCTTGCTGGGACTGACGGCAATCGTCACGCAAGGCATCCTATTATCGATCGGCTATGCATTTGTTTTTCATGGCAAATACACCACCGGGAACGCGTTTGGATTTGCAGCGTTTGTAGGGCTTTTCTTTTGGACTTCGCACGTACTTGCTGCGGCGGCGAAGAACCAATTCACATCAATCACCCAGTTCATTTTGCTAGAGTCGATTTACATGGTGCTGCAGTTCGCGATATTTGGCTGCGTGATCAGCCTGCTTTATCGTGGTCGACATCGGCACTGAAAATGGCGAATCCGTATCAATCACCCAAGCTGGATCGCGACGAACAAGCGACGTCCAGCAGCAATCCGGCAATGCCATTGCTGTGTTTAGTGGGTGGATACCATGTCGTGACTGGGATGCTGGCATTTTTGTCAGGTCTTCAAGCCGGTTTGCACATCATTGGGATTGGGATCGCCATGGTCCTCCTTGGAAGTGCGACCGTCTGGATCGCTCTGCGGCGTTATTCCCAGCCGCTTCGAATCGCAACGATTGTGTGGGGGACCATTCTGGTCGCGGTGTTCAGTTTCGTTGGATGGAAATCGATCAAAGACGCGAGGGACGTTGCCGCGATCTATTTCCTGCTTGAACTCGTTGTCGTCATTCCGATTCCCTTTTTGGCGTATCGAGTCAGGCCGTCCGAGGTTGGGAAATGATTCGCACAAACTGTCTCCTTTGACACAGCGAGAATAATTGAAACTCGCTGATCGAGCGTAAAAGTCCACTCTATTCGATATCGCTCGCCAACCACAAAGCTCGCTAATCGACTCGGCCATCAAGCTGTGAGTTGAATTTGGAGAGCCGACTGCAATAGTTCGCTAGTGCTTTCGTACGGGTTCGAGTTGTCAGCCGACGGGCAGTAGCCGCGGTTGTTGCATTGAAACCGTGGCTAACGCCATGCGGCTGATCCCGAAGTTGCTTGGAGTGAGAACCGTGGCTAATGCCGTGCGGCTGATTGCGAAATCGGTTTGGGGTGAGAACCGTGGCTAACGCCATGCGGCTCATTGCGAAATCGCTTGGAGTGAGAACCGTGGCTAACGCCATGCGGCTAATCCCGAAATCGGTTTGGGATGAGAACCGTGGCTAATGCCGTGCGGCTGATTCCGAAGTCGCTTTGGATTGCCGTTGATGATCTGTACACGTGTGCTGGTCGCGATTTGCGGTTTGTCTTGTTGTCCTTCATCGAAAAGTTGACATGTCGAACTATGACTTGCAAACCATTAATGCGAAGAACCCGATCGCACGGTATTCCCACCGGACCCGAGTTCGTCACTCGATTGAGCTTGCGAAAGGCCGGTTGGCGTCGGGGCGGATTCTGGATTATGGGTGTGGGTCTGGGGTGTTCGTCAATGAAATGAACCAGATCCGTTCCGGCATCGCGTATGGGTACGAGCCTTACTTGAAGGATCGTACCGCTGAAAACCTTCCGATCTATCGCGATTTCGAAGATGTAAAGGCGTTCGGCCCATTTTCGACAATCACCCTGTTCGAAACTCTGGAGCATCTTTCAGCAACCGAGTTGGACGAGTTTCTCGAGCGGTCGTCACAGGTGCTCGATGGCGAGGGCCGGATTTTGATCAGCGCCCCGATTGAGATCGGACCGGCGTTGATTATGAAAGAGCTGAACAGGACGTTCCTTAAGTTCAAAAAGTCAGAGCATCACTTTTCGGAATTTGTCAAAGCAGCCGTGTTCGCGAAGCCTGCCAGACGAGCACCCAACATCAAATACAGTCACCGTGGATTTGACTTCCGTCAAGCGATTCAGGAGATTGAGTCGCGTGGTTGGAAGGTCACTATCCTGTCGTTCAGTCCCCTGCCTGTGATCGGCTGGTACGGGAATTCGCAGGTGTTCATGTCGGTCGCCAAAACCACGTCGCTTGATGATGTTCCTGTGGCAGACGATGCGAACCTTGTGAAGACCGGCGACCGATCAGGTGCAGTGTCGGTTCAATAGAGTTCGCTGACCAAAACTTCGGGACGTTCTACATCCGAAGATGCTGCTGGCGATTCAGTCGAAGGGAGCACGGCGATTCGGTCCTTTGAATCAATCTCGCGGAGGTGATCCAAAAGGATTCGCCGGACTTCAAAGATCGCTTGGCCGGTCATGTGGATTTTGGTGTGTTCGGCATCAACGACAAGCTCGCTTTCCGTGTCGGCCATTGTGGCACTGTCGTAAGCAACGACTCCGTCTCCGCGGCCCACTTTCTTTTGGATCAGAGTTGGATCCGAGAGCACACCGATGATGTTGTGATAATGTACTTCCGGAGAGTACTTCGCTCGCATCATCACCGGGAAGATCGGTGATTCGGGAGCCAGCGAATCGATCGCGTTTGCCATCGTTAGCAATTCGGTGTCACGAAAGAAGTTGGGATTCGTATCCACCAAGGTTTCGCCGGTTGCCGTGTTGATCTTGGGAAGCTTGATTACCTTGCGTGCCAACCAGCGGGTCACATCATTTGCGAATCGGCTGCCGCGATGTGGCGTGCCAATCGTGATGACGCGTTTGACGGATTGATTGGGTTGGAAGTACAGGGTGCTGACAAGCTTGTCACGCTGTTGTTCTTCCCCATGCAGTTTTTCTTTGGGTTGATCACTGACGATTCGCCAAAAGTCATCTCCACTGTCGATGGTCTGCATTCGACTGACCAAGCCACCCATGCTATGTCCGACAAGGACCATCTGGTCGATCGGGGCGTCGCGTTTCATTGGGTCAAACGTTTGCCGCAGGTCTTGCAAATCGCTGCGAAGCTGAGTGGCACTGATCCAAAAAGGCTGACCGGATGGATAGAGATAGAACCAAAATTGGTACCGTTCACGGATCTCTGCAAAGCTGCGAAGGTCGTTGAACATGTCCATCCAAGTTCTTGGACTGGACCAAAGCCCGTGGACCATCAGGACCGGGATTCGATTCGGATCGTAGGGTTCCAGCATATAGACACCACGATTTTTTGTCGCGCCGGCTGGATTGATCAAGCCTTCGGTTTCTTGATTGCGTTCGCGGAACCGTGGTGTATCGAGAAAGAATGCAAGCGGTGTGGTCAGGTCTGTTTCGAGCGGAACCCAGTGATTGGCAAGCTTGACTTGGTTTGCTTTGAGGGGATCGAAGAACTCCAGCACGCATGTGTTCGCGCCGCCTTCACCGTCTTCCGGTTTTGTACAACGCATCATCGCGGTGACAGCATAACTAAGGCCTTCGGGATAATACTTCTCGCGTGGGTCGCGTTCGCTGTCGCTTTTTCGTACGGCGATCATGGGAACGCCGAGTCCGAACGTGGTGTGTTTGCTACGGAGTGTCTGAATTTCGTAGTCGCTCACGAATTCATAGTGATCAAATTCGTCCGGGCTCCACTTGCCACGCATCTGGGTTTGGATGACGAATTCTTGGTCGTTCGCTTTAACGCGATAGCTTTGCCCCGGCTTGATATGGCGTTCTTTGCAAAGCAGGCGAAGGGTGTCTTCAAGCGACTCGTTGTACAGGTCGCATGTTTCACGGAACTGTGGATCGTAGTGGTTGCGGGTCTGACTAAGTTCTTCAGAAAACAGGTAGTCGTAGCTATTCGTTAGCGTGACGCCAAAGTGTGCAAGGGCGTCACTTTCCCGGCCGTCTGATTCGGCTTTCTTGCCTTCGACATACGACAATTCGGCCAATGAGTGGATCAGTTCAGGATCGCGATTTTCTCGAATGGTTTGTTGTATTTTTTGAAGGCAGACGCTGGAGTCGTCCGTGTAGCCTTCACGAAGCCCGTATCGGCGGAGCGTGTTCCAGGTGCGATCGCTGATATGAGGCCCGGATCGGTTCATCAACCGCAGTGATGCAGTCAGCGGATTTTCGCGAACATCGCGGGGCGAAAGATAGCGGACTGTCGAGCAACCGGAGCAGGCGATTTGCAGCAGCAATATGCAAAGCACTAGCGACGCGTGCGGTCGATTGACCGTCGCGTTTAGCGTTGAGTAGACCGGCTGTTTCTGGTCCGTGGCAGGCATCCTAGTCGTCCGTCATGCAGAAATCCTGCGCAATCCTGGCGCAGCGTCGGAGACGGTAGAGTTCATGGCGTGGTCGTGTCAACGTCTTTCAGGTTTCACGGAAACGTGTTTCACGGCAGAGATTTCCGCTCACGAAAAACAGCGCGGGCTATCCGATTACGATAAACTGACCCTTTCGATAACTCTTGGAGAGGTGGGCTCGCCAAGGCGTTGCTGAAGTACCCTGCTCTGCTGCCCGGTGGATAGAAAGTTTGATGGCTCGCTCGACCGCGTCGTTGGTTTTCATGTTGATCGTTCTGGCGCTAGCGATATGGATCGTCCGTGGCAGCGACACTTCATACAACGACACTCCATACAGCGATACGAGAAACATGAACGCCGTTCAGGCGTTGGATTCAGGATCAGAACCGGATTCGTCTGCCACCTTGGTCGGTAAAGAAACTTGTGCGGAATGCCATCGAGAGAATTTTGATTTGCATGCGAAGTCGGGTCACGCACAAACATTTCACAAAGGGAATTCGCCTCGAGTTGTCGAGCACTTTGCCGGCAAGACCGCTGCGGCTGGAGATCCGTTTGGACATTTTACCTACGTTGCTGGTGAAGGCGGACTAAAGGTCCTACGCCATGATGACCCTGACCTTTCCAAACTATCACCAGGCAACGTTGACGAAGAACTATTCCAGTTTGGGCTCGGTTCGGGGCAAAACGCGATCACGTTGATCAACTTGCAGGAAGACAAGGCGGGCGTTCCGAATCTGTTGGAGCACCGCGTTTCGTGGTTTCAATCACACGCCGGTTTCGGGCTGACTCCGGGCCACTTGCATCATCAACCCGACGGGGATCGTGAGTTGTTTGGTGAATTGATCAAGGATCGATCGCTGCAGCAATGTATCTGGTGCCACACGACATCTGGAACGGTGGTCGGTGGCCATATCGAAGACTTGGTTGCCGACGTGAATTGTGAAAAGTGCCATGGTCCAGGAAGCGAACATGTTCGATTGGCACGTATAACGGATAATCCACCGCCGTATTCGGTTGGTAAGTCCGATTGGGATTTTGAATCTGAGCTTCAGCTCTGCGGAAGCTGCCATCGTCTGCCACGCCATGTGGATCCGAAAGACATTCGAGACTACATCCCAATGATGTTGCGATTTCAGCCGATCGGTTTAGTACGCAGTCCTTGCTACCTAAAGGCTGACGGCAAGTTGATGTGTTCGACTTGCCATGATCCGCACGCTCATTTCAAAACGAAGTCGGAGCAGCAGTACATCGACGACTGCATCGGTTGTCATCAACCAGAGAATGATCAGCATACGATCTGTCCAGTTTCTTCAGCCGACGGTTGTATCGAGTGCCACATGCCGGCAACAACAGTTGAACAGGGAATGGTTTTTCATGATCACTGGATTCGGGTTCGAAAGTGAGAGCGATGGCTGCTGAATTCCTGGTTCGCGTCCGATCGGTTCAAGCAATGCAGAGGTCTGTTTTGGTGATGCCTTTTCGGTGCCTCGACGCTGCGTTGCTGATCGCCATCGTTGGTTTTGTTAGTGGATGTTCGCGATCGGATAAAACCGAACAGCCCAAGCCTATTGTGGTTTCGACGCCTGATGTTGCAGGCAACTCAGGCCAGGCAGAAGCACCCAAGTCCGATGATCAGGCGACGGAAACGAGCCATGATGATCCGAAGCCGATCAAAGAAGAACCACCAATTGACCCGATGGTTGCGGCCGAGTTGGCATCGTCGGCGCTGGCAAACGAACAGTTCGAAACGGCGTATCAGCAAGCGAGAATTGCCTATCGCCAAGCACCCGAAGATCCCTCCGTCATGTTTGTGATGGCTCGCGTTCTGGGGCAGAGGCAAAGGTATCCTGAGGCGATTGGCTTGTTGGATAAAGTGGTGTCGAAAGACCCACAAGCAACGTTGCCTGCTTTAGGTCAATCGTCTGAATGGCTCATTCAAGATGGTCAGTGGGGCGAAGCTGAGAAACGGCTACTGAAGATTCTTCAAATGGTACCGTCGGTCGCGATGGTACAACGGGAACTGGGAAAGTTGTACTTGCGTGAAGGTAGGCGTTTTGAAGCCGCGAAGTATCTGCGTTCACTTTGTCAGCAAGGTGAACTGTCAGTGAAGAACCTGCGATCGCTAATTCGGTTAGCTCTGGAGCTGAAGGGCGAGCCTCCTACTGAAGCCTATGAACCGATCGGGCGTTTAGGCGTGGCACGACGTCAAGCGGTTGAGCGAGGTTATCAGGAGGCATTGAAAGTTCTTGATGGTCCCGTTCTGAATCGCTTGGTGCTAGCCGATCGCGAGGCTGGTTTGCGAGGCCGTTTACTGGCCTATCAGAAGGATGCGGAAAGGCTAGAAGCCTGGGCGGCAGAATTTAGCGAATCGATCAATCCGAAAGCGTTTCCGGATGCATTGTTCGCTCGTGGGCACTGGCATTATCAAAATGAGCGTTGGGAGAAGTCGATTGCAGATTTCAAATCGGTTGTGCTTGCGGATCAAACCGATGCTGAGGCTTACTTCATGCTGGCGACATTGTTCGAACAATTGGATGATGAAGCCAAGGCAAACGCATT is a window of Stieleria sp. JC731 DNA encoding:
- a CDS encoding class I SAM-dependent methyltransferase, giving the protein MSNYDLQTINAKNPIARYSHRTRVRHSIELAKGRLASGRILDYGCGSGVFVNEMNQIRSGIAYGYEPYLKDRTAENLPIYRDFEDVKAFGPFSTITLFETLEHLSATELDEFLERSSQVLDGEGRILISAPIEIGPALIMKELNRTFLKFKKSEHHFSEFVKAAVFAKPARRAPNIKYSHRGFDFRQAIQEIESRGWKVTILSFSPLPVIGWYGNSQVFMSVAKTTSLDDVPVADDANLVKTGDRSGAVSVQ
- the msrA gene encoding peptide-methionine (S)-S-oxide reductase MsrA; the protein is MSKFARIPLLAIVIGALCIFDGNVFAEESAKQTATFGGGCYWCVEAVFQRINGVENVVPGFMGGRTKDPTYAQVLRGRTGHAEVIKIEFDPEVVSYEQLLQVFFSTHDPTTRNRQGVDVGTQYRSVIFCHTKEQKATAKEYKRLLIRQKTFRSPIVTLIEDAETFYPTDVEEHFNYFNLNKNKPYCVANIVPKLGKLQKEFADQLKPEKGE
- a CDS encoding multiheme c-type cytochrome codes for the protein MARSTASLVFMLIVLALAIWIVRGSDTSYNDTPYSDTRNMNAVQALDSGSEPDSSATLVGKETCAECHRENFDLHAKSGHAQTFHKGNSPRVVEHFAGKTAAAGDPFGHFTYVAGEGGLKVLRHDDPDLSKLSPGNVDEELFQFGLGSGQNAITLINLQEDKAGVPNLLEHRVSWFQSHAGFGLTPGHLHHQPDGDRELFGELIKDRSLQQCIWCHTTSGTVVGGHIEDLVADVNCEKCHGPGSEHVRLARITDNPPPYSVGKSDWDFESELQLCGSCHRLPRHVDPKDIRDYIPMMLRFQPIGLVRSPCYLKADGKLMCSTCHDPHAHFKTKSEQQYIDDCIGCHQPENDQHTICPVSSADGCIECHMPATTVEQGMVFHDHWIRVRK
- a CDS encoding heme biosynthesis protein HemY, with the translated sequence MAAEFLVRVRSVQAMQRSVLVMPFRCLDAALLIAIVGFVSGCSRSDKTEQPKPIVVSTPDVAGNSGQAEAPKSDDQATETSHDDPKPIKEEPPIDPMVAAELASSALANEQFETAYQQARIAYRQAPEDPSVMFVMARVLGQRQRYPEAIGLLDKVVSKDPQATLPALGQSSEWLIQDGQWGEAEKRLLKILQMVPSVAMVQRELGKLYLREGRRFEAAKYLRSLCQQGELSVKNLRSLIRLALELKGEPPTEAYEPIGRLGVARRQAVERGYQEALKVLDGPVLNRLVLADREAGLRGRLLAYQKDAERLEAWAAEFSESINPKAFPDALFARGHWHYQNERWEKSIADFKSVVLADQTDAEAYFMLATLFEQLDDEAKANAFKQRAELIVETRRQAESTVGPEGIQIAAIDSLASTLRELHRVDEALAWQALKIAYDQQLSKDERQSAMESVNQARLQFLKTSQSEPSRSFILCEIED
- a CDS encoding esterase/lipase family protein, producing MPATDQKQPVYSTLNATVNRPHASLVLCILLLQIACSGCSTVRYLSPRDVRENPLTASLRLMNRSGPHISDRTWNTLRRYGLREGYTDDSSVCLQKIQQTIRENRDPELIHSLAELSYVEGKKAESDGRESDALAHFGVTLTNSYDYLFSEELSQTRNHYDPQFRETCDLYNESLEDTLRLLCKERHIKPGQSYRVKANDQEFVIQTQMRGKWSPDEFDHYEFVSDYEIQTLRSKHTTFGLGVPMIAVRKSDSERDPREKYYPEGLSYAVTAMMRCTKPEDGEGGANTCVLEFFDPLKANQVKLANHWVPLETDLTTPLAFFLDTPRFRERNQETEGLINPAGATKNRGVYMLEPYDPNRIPVLMVHGLWSSPRTWMDMFNDLRSFAEIRERYQFWFYLYPSGQPFWISATQLRSDLQDLRQTFDPMKRDAPIDQMVLVGHSMGGLVSRMQTIDSGDDFWRIVSDQPKEKLHGEEQQRDKLVSTLYFQPNQSVKRVITIGTPHRGSRFANDVTRWLARKVIKLPKINTATGETLVDTNPNFFRDTELLTMANAIDSLAPESPIFPVMMRAKYSPEVHYHNIIGVLSDPTLIQKKVGRGDGVVAYDSATMADTESELVVDAEHTKIHMTGQAIFEVRRILLDHLREIDSKDRIAVLPSTESPAASSDVERPEVLVSELY